In Erpetoichthys calabaricus chromosome 2, fErpCal1.3, whole genome shotgun sequence, a genomic segment contains:
- the LOC114661636 gene encoding uncharacterized protein LOC114661636 has translation MDELLVSVVQQRWPGLLIEQYVYAEFYRITQVQLKETSLTSLDKNSTALIKMYRAKGGKKAHELKSLLELLDEQTMDVTTHKRATVLQGLPLYLREYKKLSTTCHDTDSLQIYTNEMKIGILEVVRHHETNPGATAMNVAVVIEGRVVIEELVDFTTAFVIHVGLLYARNIQYPKELKYIFETVQKVFLNIGDLYSHIELSLKNMLYKC, from the exons ATGGATGAACTGCTGGTCTCTGTAGTCCAACAGAGATGGCCAGGCCTTCTCATAGAGCAATAT GTATATGCAGAATTTTATCGCATTACCCAGGTGCAATTGAAAGAAACATCGCTGACATCCTTGGACAAGAATTCGACAGCTCTGATCAAAATGTACAGAGCAAAAGGAGGCAAGAAGGCACATGAATTGAAATCACTTTTAGAATTACTAGATGAACAG ACTATGGATGTTACCACACACAAGAGGGCAACGGTTCTACAAGGACTACCTCTGTACTTAAGAGAATACAAGAAGTTATCAACAACATGTCAT GATACAGACTCCcttcaaatatatacaaatgaaatgaagatagGAATATTAGAGGTTGTGAGGCACCATGAGACCAATCCTGGAGCTACGGCAATGAATGTGGCTGTGGTAATAGAAGGTCGAGTAGTAATTGAAGAGCTTGTCGACTTCACAACTGCATTTGTCATACATGTTGGTCTTCTGTATGCTCGAAACATTCAGTACCCAAAAgaactgaaatacatttttgaaacagTGCAGAAGGTGTTTCTAAATATTGGAGACTTATACTCACATATAGAGCTGTCACTcaaaaatatgctgtataaatgttAG